The DNA sequence TACCGGACCATGTGAAGACTCTGCAAGTCAGAAATTAGCAGCAATTAGCATTGTGGTTCTCCATCTGCAGGGACCTTGTGGTAACATGAACTCCGTTTGCAGAGTGGCCAATACCTGGTCGCCGTTATTGCCGGATTGTGCACCATGGTCGATAAGAACTTCTTTTGCTGGCAGTCTGACCGGTTGAAAGAGCTCAGATTATCCGATCTCGAGGCAATGTGAGCAATATCGAGGAGGCAAAGATATGAAAACGACTTGTTATTATTCCGGTATCATGATACTTCTATCTTCAACCTTCCATGTGGGCCATTCCTCGGCGCTTCCACTTCCCTTATCTCTACTCACTCCACAGCACTCTCTCCCCGCTAGTCGTACTAGGTATATAGTCCagccaacccaccaccctaGTCATACTGGCTCCAGTCAATCGCGCCAACATCCTCATAGCAGGGAGCGTCAAGCTGGTGGATATTCAActcgtcaaccccctcaaacacATCCTCGGGTAGCGTAGCACACTGCGCCAAGAATGTAACAGCAACGCAGTTCTTGGGAATAGACTCCACATTCGGGGCAACCTTGACCGCGTGCTGGGGACGACCATAGGCGGGCTCTGTCTCGTTGCAGACGATAAAGTAAGGGTAGGGAGTGAAAGCCTGTGCCCAAGGACttctcaaaccccccaccactccTGCGCCGATGTTGCCAGGGCCAAAGTTGAGACCGAGGTTGGTAGCGTGCTCGATGGGGCCCATGGGGAATCGCAGACCCATGGGGGTGGCACCGCCTTGGTATTTGATGGGAGGAAGACCAATCGAGGTAGCTTGGGCTGAGACATCACGGCCGGTGCCGTTGACGAAGAGGGTGGCTGCTGCGTCGACGTTGGGCACCAGGATGGCTGCGTTGAGACCGGCGCCGACGTGGACGCCGGAGAGGAACCAGTTATGGACGGGTGGGTCGAAGATGTTGGAGGGTATGGATATATTGGCCACGAGCTTGAAGCCATTGGCGGTCGTGCGAGGGGGATAGTTTCCTTGAAACTGGCGTTGTGTGAGTGAGAGGGGCGAGGCAACTGTGAGGCCAGCCAtgagggcggagaagagCGCGGTGGTGAACATGGTGGGCGATTATGTGAATTAACTGTATTAATATTAGACTTGTATGAGACTAGATGAATGAGAAGCTCAAAAGTTGCTGAATGATGGGCCTGGGCATTTGACGGCATGGTGAACGTCTCGTCGAGGCCTCTTATACAGCGTTCGAAGACCAGTTGGCTACCTAGATTTCGGCCGAGCCACGGCGCTTCCTTTGAACGACGCGACTAAATTTACATTCTCACTATCATAATATTACTGCTTGATCATTCTCATGTTCGTACCGGCGCTGAACTTGTGTCATCATCCTACCAATTAGCCGGCAGCCGAGGTGGCGGAGTCGAGCCAACAACCTGAGATGTGAACGGACACGAGGAAAATGGGGGCCAAAACAGATTGGTGCGACTGTGGCTGGCGTCCAACAGTGAAGCAGTTAGTGCTCTCACCGCCCCTAGCGACCGTTAACAGCGTCGCATTTACTACGTTGCACAACC is a window from the Podospora pseudocomata strain CBS 415.72m chromosome 6, whole genome shotgun sequence genome containing:
- a CDS encoding hypothetical protein (EggNog:ENOG503PE5N), translated to MFTTALFSALMAGLTVASPLSLTQRQFQGNYPPRTTANGFKLVANISIPSNIFDPPVHNWFLSGVHVGAGLNAAILVPNVDAAATLFVNGTGRDVSAQATSIGLPPIKYQGGATPMGLRFPMGPIEHATNLGLNFGPGNIGAGVVGGLRSPWAQAFTPYPYFIVCNETEPAYGRPQHAVKVAPNVESIPKNCVAVTFLAQCATLPEDVFEGVDELNIHQLDAPCYEDVGAIDWSQYD